The region AATTAGATGAGGTCGTAGAAGGTTATATAACAGGTGGTATCTTCGATTATGTGCTGAAAGTTGTGGTAAAAGATCCGGAAGCATTTAATGATTTTATTCGAAAATTATCTAATATTCCGAATATTAGTAAAGTGCAGAGTTCTTTTGTAATGAGTTATATTAAGCAGTCTACTAAGTTGCATTTTTAGGAGAAATAGTTTTGTAGATTATTCCTGATTAAAGCGAATTTTATTTTCTTTCAGACAATTTTCGATATTGGTTAATGTACCACTTTTTCTGTTTTCGTTGGAGTTGATGTCATGGGCGAGAAAGTGCGTACACATGTTTATTGCCATAGCATCTCTTTCTGCATCAGATTGAAATCCTCCAATAAACTTCCATTGACTTGCTTTTGTTTTGTATTTGTCGGGCGCGTAACGTGGTTTTTCTCCAATGTGTAAGACGGTTACATTTGGAGTTGCACATTTCAAAACTTCCATTGTTAAAGTGTCTACACCTTTAAAATCGCAAACTACAAAATGGGCATTATCCATTTCTAATAATTTATCAATTGCATTTTTATAATAGAACATATAATCATTAAAGCTGAGGTTGCCATTTCCGAATATGTAGACTTTTGGTAGCATTGGTGTTTTTTTAAAATTTAAATAGTTCAGTAAAATCTATCTGTAATGCGTTACATACTTTTTCTAAAGTTGAGAGCGTTGCATTGACATTTCCTTTTTCCAGTCGCGACATATTACTTTTTTCAAAATTACATTTTGATGCTAAATCTTGCTGAGAAAGATTTTTCTGGATTCTGATTTCCTGAATTCGTTTTCCGACTTTTTGTTGTATGGTATCGTTCAAAATAAATTATCTTTTATGATAATTCAAATTTTGTTACATATTTGCCTTACTTGGTTATCATTTATGATAACTATAAAAAATAATATTATGGAAATGAATGAAGTGAAAAAGTTAGAAGAAATTAGAAAATTATCTGCTCGATATTTAAATACACTAAAGTTTTCTGCTAAAAATTCTCCTAGTGCAGAAATCAAAATGTTGAATTATTCAGAGCTTGGCTGTGTTATTACCAATATGTTAAAGCTTTGTATTTTGGCATTAGAACAAGATAATGGTAAAAACAAAGTGATTGATATTGGATTGATTTTAGAACAAGCACTTCATTTATTTCCAACAGATGAAATGGAATTGTTGGATTTGGTTCAGGAAATGTTGGTTCAAGAAGCATAAAAAGAGGTTGTCTCAAAAGAATAGCTTTTTTGACAAGGAAAAATATTCATAAAAAATATTTCACCAAGAAAAGCCCCCAGCGGGGTGAAAATATTTATAGAATTCCCAAATGATAAATGAAAAAAGCTCCGGAGGAGCGACATATATTAAAATTGTAAAAATATGTCGCTCCTCCGGAGCTTTATATTGTAAAAATCTATTCTTTTCTATAAATATTTCGCTTCTCTGAAGCGGTTTTTGTCTAATACCTTTCGGACAAACTCATGCGTTGTAGAATAGTTTGAATTGTTTTTAAAGCTGTTTCATTACTAAGAAGCGTTTTTGGGATTTTAAAGAATAAAAAAAGCTCCAGATTTCTCTGAAGCTCTAATAATTTATTAAATGAAATACTTTTAGAAATTAGTATTAATTTTTTTAGAACGCTCTGCAATATAAGAGATTAACCAGGTTACCTGTCCTTCTTTTACGAAATAGACTTTTTTGGTCGCTAAATTTGGAATACTTTCCAAACACGCAATTAAAATGTTGTTTGCCGAAATAAGATATTTTTGATCGTACGTGTTTAAAACTCTTGCTGCTTCTTTATTCGTTTTAGCAAGGTTCGTAAACTTTCCAAAGTTGTTTTTTAAGATAGCATCGTAATCTACAGCATCTTGTAATGTCAAAGGAATGTAATGGTCTTTAACGTTTTCATCATAATAAAGAGTAGAAAAAGCCCAAACGGCTCCACCAGATAAATACAATTTATCTTTCTTCATCAAAAGCGGATTGGCATCAAATAGTTCTTGTGTTTTTTTACGTAAGATGGTGTTATAGTCAAACGATTTTTCCTGATAAGCAGACATATCATTTGCCTGACTTTTGTTTACTACTGTTTTTTCTACAGCATCGGTAAGCGTCATCGTTCCAAAACTAAGTTCTAAAGGAATAAACTCTAATTTATTGTCTTTAAGTTCGTCGATATAACCACCTTTAGTAGTTTGAGCACCAATATCAAGAAGAAATGCATTAGCATAATCAACAGGAGGGATGGCACCTTTTACTAATGTTTTTGCTTCTTCATTAACGTCAAGAACTTCAAGTTCTTTGTTTGTAAGAGTCGCAATTTTATTTTTTAGAACATCAACGTTGCGGGCAGATGCAAAAACAGGAGCAGCAACGATAAAGATATTTTCGTCAAGCATTTTGTAATCAGTTCTGATTTTTTTCAACTGATCTACTACAATAATACTGGTTTTGTTGATGTCTTCCGGAGTAAGTTGTCCATTTGCACCAATATGATCTGCAAACGGAATTCTCTCAGTCCAGAAAGAAAGAATTTTATAATCTGCTTTTTTTATGTTACTTACATCAATAACAGAAACTTTAATTGCTCTTCGGCCAATTTCAATTCCTGCATAAATACTTTTTTGAGCAAAAGAATTGAGAGTGAAAATTAAATTGAAAAGAATAAAAAATAGAACTTGGGGTTTGTTTTTTTTAAGCATTGTGTTGAATTAGTAATTATAATATAATTTGTTTTTAAAAATTGTACAGCGTTTTTGTGGTATTGATGTGAAAGTCACAATTTTGTATTGAAAAAAAAGGGTTTCATTACAGGATTACAAATTTATAAAAAACATTTGCGAATATAAAGTCGGTTCGTAAGAAAACAATGTTAAGTTTTGCTTTTACGTTTTGTAGCTATGAAAAGACAATAAACGAACTAAACTCTAATTAACTGGTAATGTTTAATTAAATTTGATGTTGGCTTAATAAATGTCTTTTCAAAAAATAAGCGGTATGAAGAGATTGAAATATAACATAATATCCCAGAAGATTGTTGCAGAACAAAAAGACATTCCTTTTATTAGAACGAATAGTAAAAGTAACAGAGAATACAATGTCTTTATTGAAGTATTTGATACAGATTATATAAAGTCTTTTTTCGAAACATTTGATGTGTCTGCTTTATATGCAATTCTAATTTTAGATTTGGAGCATATTTTTATCGATGCTAATTTGAGTTTTATTTCAAAATTTAAAACTCATGATAAACAAATTGCGATTGTCAAAGTAGAACCTAATTTTTTTACTACCGTAAATCATAACAATAGAAATGAAATATCGAAACCATTTTTCTTTCGATCAAATGATTTTGAACAATTGGATTTGGATAAGGTTTTGAGTAAATCTTTATATGAAAGAGAAATTATTTCAGGAAATTTCAGGAAAATCGTTTTAACAATTGATCCTTTAAAAATTTTAGCAAATAAACAAATTGATACCGTTGTTGAATTCTATATCAATAGAACCGAAGCTTTTTTAGAAGAGGTTTTAAAATTAAAAGAACATACCTTAGATGTAAATGCAGATTATATTTCAAAAATTGAAATCAGTTTAAGATAAAAAAAGTTCCGCGTTTCCCTGAAGCTGATTTTATTGTGAAACTTAAAAGTGATATAAGTTTTTTATTTCTCTACTCTTTTGAAATCTAAATCCTGAAAATCAAAACTAAAATCCATATTTGGAGCAATACCTTTCATTTTAATGCCTTGAGCTTTACCCGTTTCGTCAAGCGAAAACAGAACAAGAGCATCACAATTCATGGCTTGGTATTCCCATTTTACGGCAAAGGTGTTGGCATTATAAAAAGCCATTGGACCATTTAATTTTGGAGAACGCAGACATTTGATCCATAATTGTTTATCTTTTAGAAAAACTTCTGCTTTTCCAAACCAGCTGTCTTCGTAAATACCAATAAAGTCTTCGTTTTTAATTTTAATGTTTTTTGCAGAAGCTACTTTTTTCCAAACTTTTTGGGTTACATCATCGCTTTCAGTTTTATCTTCATTCAGCCATTGGGCTACTTTATCTGTCCAGCCATAATCCTCCAGGCCTAAATAGCTGTCCTCAATAGTATTTGATACTGCGGTAAAAAGACCTCCGCCACCGTTTTCAGTATTAGTCAGAATCACAATTCCCAAGTTTAGATCAGGGAACAACGTTACTTTTGATAACATTCCCGGAAGGCCGCCTGTATGTTCTACTTTAAGATTTCCTTTTGTATCTGATAAAAACCATCCTAAACCGTAACCATTAAAATGAGAATTATATCTCGGATCAGAATCAGCAGGCATAATGGTGTGCAGACGCCACATTTCTTCGTGGTTCTTTATAGAGAACAAAGACGATTTCAGATCTTCGCCATACTTACCTTTATTTAATCGTACAATCATCCATTTTGCCATGTCAGCAACGTTGGAATAAATACCTCCTGCGGCACTTGCAATTCCTATATCATAAGCTTCGATTGTTTTGATGGTTCCGGATACTGAAGAATGTGGTACAGCCAGATTTGTTTTGTCTTTCAAAAGATTTCCAACAAAGGTATGATTCATCTGCAAGGGAGCTATAATTCTTTGTTGTACAAATTGCTCATAAGACATTCCGCTGACTTTTGCGATTATTTCTCCGGCAATTATATAAAGTAAATTATCATAGTCAAATTTTGTTCTAAAGGCAGAAACAGGTTTAAAATGCTGAAAACTTTTTGTCACATCTTGTACTGTAAAGTTAGCTCCGTCGGGGAAAAACATCAAATCACCAACACCTAATCCAAGTCCGCTACGATGCGTTACTAAATCCTGAATATTAAAATTCTCTGTAACATAATCGTTATACATTTTAAATTCGGGCAAATAATTTTTAACCTTATCAGTCCATTTCAATTTACCTTCGTCTTCTAAAATTGATAAAGCTGCTGTTGTAAAAGCTTTACTATTGGATGCAATTTGAAAATTGGTGTATTCGTCTACGGCTTTTTTGGTTTCAACAGAATTAACTCCATAACCTTTCGAGTGAATTATTTTTCCATCTTTAACTACCGCAATGGATGCTCCGGCAACTTTAAATCTTTGGAGCGTATTTAGCATTAAAGAATCAATTTTTGCAGATGATAATTGAGCAAATGATGCCGAAGAGACAAAACAAATAAAAAGTAATAAAGCGAAACGAATTCTCATTTTTTTCATATTAATTTCATTTTTGGAGGTATCTAAAAACAATTCAAAAAAGTATAACAGTTTTTAAAATTATAAGCGGATAAGGTATTTAGTGATGACGAATATAAGAAATATCTTTAATCAATTAACAAATTAAGAAAAGCCTGAGAAATATAGATTTCTTAGGCTTTTGTTTTTTAGTTTTTTAATGAGAAGCATCGAAATAGCTAATCAGATTTTCAAAGATTTTTATTTTATTTAGTTTTAGAAAAAGAAGTAACCAACGGATACTTGAAATACACTGTTTTTATTTTTAATTGAAGAGCCCTCTACATTATTAATGTCAGTTAGTCCCAGATTGTATCTGATACCAAAATTAAGTCCGTTTTCAAGTTTGTAACCTACGCCAAAATTAACACCGAAATCAACAGTATTAAACGAATCTTTTAGATCAGTTTTTTCATTTTTAGCAGAAACTAAAAAACCTATTTGCGGTCCGGCTTCAAGACTCAATCCTTTTGTTACATAGTATTTTCCCATTAAAGGAATGTTCAGATAATTTAAGGCAACTATATCATTATCGAAACTATAACCCTGGCGAGAGTACATTAGTTCAGGTTGGAAAGAAAACTTTTCGGACAATGGAATTTCTGACATAACACCAATATTATAGGATGTCACAGAATCAACATTTTCGGTGTTGTCTCCGCCGACAATTGAGAAGTTTAAACCTCCTTTAACACCAAATTTAATTTCTTGGGCATTGACATTTGCAAACCCTAAAACTGTAAAAACAGCTAGTACTAAAATTTTTTTCATAAAAATTGATTTGATTTATTTGAAGCCAAAATTCATAAAAGCAAAATCAGCAGAGGTATCAAAAGCTTAAAAGTGGATAAATTGGCACTTATTTATTGATGTTTTTCTTTTTATTAATGCAACTAGTAAAGCTATTTTCGGTTATTGGGTTTATAATTTATCAAACATACCACCGCTTACTATTTAGCTGTTTGTTAACTTTTTTTTAGCAGTGTGAAACGTTGAAATAGACCAACTCTATTAAAGATTTAAGAGAATAACCGAATGATAATTTGTAATTCAGATCTTATTAATTCTCATTTTGTTTAGTTTTAATTGTAATTCCTTTAACAGTAAATAAAATCAATTAAGTATAGTTTCGTCATGGAAAATTATAGGTAATTACCTAAAAAAAAACAGAAACAGCATCCTAACTAAATACTACGATATAGATTGAACTTTACTATTTTTTTTAACACGGCAATTTTTCAAGGAATAGTTCTTGGAGCAATTATTCTAAAATCACCACTATTTAAGAGTAATGCCAACAGATATCTGGCTTATGCAATATTTGCACTTTCAGTGCTTATTGCCAATCTCATCTTTGAGATAATTGATCTTTACAGCACTATGCCTTTCCTGCGTTTTCTGGATGATGTTGAGTGGGCATTTCTCTTTCCGGTTCTCATTTTTATGTTTGTTGTACATCAGGTAAACCATCCAATTAGAAATTCCAAAAAGATTCTATGGCTGTATGCTCCGTTTCTATATTCGGCCATTACAAATATTTTTTATGATTGCGATGCTGTTGCGCATATTTTTACAATTCCGCACTTTCTTAAAAGTATTCTAGAAACTATAGGAAGTTTTGATTTTTATCTTATTCTGGTATTTATGCCCTTTATGGCTTTTTACACTTACAGTTTTATTAAATTTTCAAAAGATAAACAAGAAAAAAAATGGATCACTTTTTTATGGTTTTTGGTTTATGCATTAATGTTGTCTTGGATGGTGGCTATTCTGACAGGACTGCTTTTTGAATATGATGTTTCGTATGTTATGCAGATTCTGGCGTTGTTTGCTACATTTTTAATTCATTGCACCGCTTATTATGGTGTGTTCAGATACAGATTGGCAGACAATAAAACAGGGATAGAAGAACTGTTAAATAAAAAAACTTTATTAGACAATGAAATAGCTGCTGAAGAAGTAATCCTTAAAAAAGGAAATGATGCAAATGGTTTAGAAATCTTTACAAAAGAAAATCCTTATTTTAAGAGACTGGAAATGCTTTGCGAAGAACATCAAATTTATAAAGACAGCAATCTAAATCGAGAAAAAGTAGCAGAGCAGTTAGGAATAAGTGCGGGATATGTTTCGCAACTCGTTAATGTGATTACGGGAGATAACTTTGCTAATTACATAAATAACTATCGGGTCGAAGCGGTGAAAGAAATGATTCTCGATTCAGACTACGAAAACTACAGTTTATTGGCAATAGGATTAGAATCTGGATTCACTTCGAAGACAACATTTCACAATGCCTTCAAAAAATCTACAGGTATGACGCCAAACAGTTTTCGGAATACCAATAAATAAGTTCGGATTTCTTCAGTCTTAAGCTATTTGGACTTTATCGGTTTTTATTTCATCTAGGTTTGCCATGATAATCAACTTAATCATCTCAAATTTTTATGAAATTAAATCGCCTCATTTTTACGACTGCGATTTTGTCTGCAGTAACGGTTCAGGCACAAACGACCGAAAAAAGGAACCAGCTGGAATTTTCGGCAGGCTATAATTTTGGCTATCTGAAAAATCTGGAATTTGCTCCGGTGGCAATGTACAAGTATGAAGGTCCGGTGTACAAATTGAACTATACACGCACCAGTAAAAAAGAAAATTTATTTGAAGTAAAACTGGATTATCTTTCGTCAGAACTTAAAACAGATAAATTGTCTAATCTTAACTCTGACTATGCGAAAGTTGGAATGGGTTTTTCTTATCTCAAACAGATTTATAGTAAAGATAAAATTGCTATTCATTTAGGGCTTCAATCGCAAACCAATACCTCTGTTTATCTTAATGAGAATTATTCGATTTATGATGATCAGTACTATTTTACGCTTCATCAGGAATTTGGCATTGCAGGCCGATTCAGTTATCAAATCAATGATAAGCAATATATTTCCTCGAAACTAACTATACCGATAGTGCTTCTTAGAGTTACAGATGCACAAGGCAGATTTTTTGCTCCGGATAATTACCAAAGTGTTTTGTGGGATTTTCATTATGCTTACAAACTTTCATACCATTTTGACATAAAAGTAGCATATAACTTCAATTATGCACGGCTTCGAGTACCAAGTGCTTATAGAGAACTACAGCATCAGATTAATTTAGGGATTAATTATAAATTTTAATTATGAAAAATAGCAAAGCCGCAGTTTATATTTTCACTTTATCTGTTAGTTTGTTGCTTATTTCCTGTGCAGATATGCTGATTGGGGATGAAGGCAAATATGATGAAGACATTTATTTAAATTATAAAACAAAAACAATTTTAGAACTTCCTTTTGATGGTGATTGGTATATAGTTGCGGGAGGAAAATCTCTGGAATTAAATCATCATTTTGCTCCTAATCGTCATCAAAGATATGCATTGGATATTATCCAAAAAGAAAATGAAAAGATATATACCGGAGATGGAACAAAAAATGAAGATTATTATTGTTTTGGAAAACGCTTAAATGCACCTGGAGACGGAAAAATAGTAACCGTTGTAAATAATATAGAAGATAATGTTCCTGGAGTTTTAAACACGAAGCAGGCATGGGGAAACTATATTGTTATAGATCATTTAAATGGAGAATATTCCTGTATGGTTCATTTTAAAAAGAATTCTATAATAGTAGCGGTGGGTGATGTTGTTGTAAGAGGTCAAATGGTAGGTCAGGCAGGAAATAGTGGTAACTCCACAGGGCCACACCTTCATTATCATATGCAAACAACAGCGTCTCGTACAACAGGTGTTGGTCTTCCAATCCAATTCTTAAACTATTATGCCGACGATGTTTTTACAGAAAGAGGTGAACCAATTAAATCTCAAACCGTAAGGAAAAACTAAACTCTTCCGGAAGTATTTAGTTTATTTGTAAAGTATTTTTATAGGATAAAAAAGCTTCAGAGAAATCTGAAGCTTTTATTATTAGTATCTCATTTTTTAATTAATCCTTTGAAACTTTTGAGAATAACCTTCATTTGATATAAAGTTTAAAATCAGGTAATCGTCTTTCAATTCAAAAAATATTGTTGCAATATTTGGGTTTTGACAATTAGTAGTTATGGTTTTGGAGTCAAGGCTAAAACTTCCCGTACTTTTTATTTCATTTGAGTAAGGATCGCATAAAGAAGTGTTAGTTATTATAGTTCCGTTACTTTTAAATTCTATTGTTTTGTTGCTCTCAACAGCTCTGAACTTACCACTTCCCGTGCCGGGATCGGCTAGAATTTCAATTAATTTCCAGTTTCCAATTACTGCACTTTCTAAGTTTTGTTTCTCGTCATTACTACAAGAAGATAAAAGAGCAATTAGCATTAAAAACAAAATATTCTTTTTCATATTTATTAAGTTAATGGTTACAATAAGTAGATTGTGAATTATGAAAAAGGTTGCGTCTGATTTTTAAAATAATTGAATTTAGCACTAAGACATGAAAGATAAAGAAAAGCTTATAATTTTGATTTTGCTGAGTAGTAATTCTAAGAAAAAACTTTATAAATTGAAACTGAATTCTTATCTTGTTCTGCTAAATTAACAATTCTCAAAGTAGTTACTTTCAAACGTATTTCAATTCATTTTTAATAGAAATCATCCAGCTTATGAAAAATTCATTAATGCTCTTTATTGCATTCTTAGCTTTTACAGCTTGCTCAAAACATCCGGGAAAAAAAGATGTTGTTATTACAGGAATAGATTCCACATTACGACCTGGTGATGATTTTTTTAGATATGTAAATGGCAAATGGTACGATTCTGTATCAATACCTGCCTCTCAATCCGGAGTGGGTGCTTATATGTTTATGAATTTTCCGCAACGAATTCGGCTTCAGGGAATATTGGACAGTGTTTCGAAAAGCAACAATCCTGAGGGAAGTATAGCGCAAAAGGTAGGAGATTTTTATACGTCAGGCATGGATACTGTAACTATTGAAAAACGTGGTTACGGACCTATCAAACCCCTACTTGCTAAAATTGAAGCAATTAGCGATTTACCATCATTAATGAATTTTGTGGCTAATGAAGAAAAAGCGGGCAATTCATCGATTATAGGTTTTGGAGTATTTACCGATGATAGAAACAGCAAGATGAACATTGCCCAACTCTATCAAACAGGTATCGGTTTGCCTGACAGGGATTATTATTTCAAATCAGATTCATCAACTGTTGGTATACAGAAAGCCTATAAGAAATACCTTACTGTATTGTTTCAACAAACAGGAAGTGAGGCTAATGAGGCTAAAAAGAATGCTAATTTGGTTTACGATATTGACAAACAAATCGCCGTTTCGCATAAAACAAAAGTAGCACTTAGAGACGTACAGGCAAATTATAATAAAATAGCTGTAGCAGATCTTGTAAAAAGACATCCCAACATAGACTGGACAACTTTTTTAAATAATTTAGGAGCTAAAACAGATTTCATTAATGTAGGTCAGCCTGCCTATTATGATGCTCTTAATAAGCTTTTAAAAACGATTCCTATTAATAATTGGAAAATTTATCTGAAAGCAAATGCTATAGAAAGATATGCAGATTATTTAAGTAAACCTTTTGTAGATGCCTCATTTGAATATACAAAAGTACTTTCCGGTCAGGCTGTCCAAAAATCACGTGGCGAAAAAATGGCGAATGTTATTGATAATTATTTAGGTGAAGCGCTGGGAGAATTGTATGTAAAGAAATATTTTTCAGAAGATGCCAAAAAACGTATGTTGGTACTCGTGAATAATTTGCAAAAAGCCTATGCCAAAAGAATTGATAAACTGGAATGGATGAGTCCAGTTACAAAACAAAAAGCAAAAGAAAAATTGTTTGCCATAACTAAGAAAATAGGCTATCCGGATAAATGGAGAGACTATAGCAATGTACGTGTCGCAAGAGGTACCTATTTTGAGAATATGGTTTCGGCTGCTAAAGCGTCATATCAGTTTCAATTGGCAAAATTGGGTAAACCAGTCGATAAATCAGAATGGTATACGACAACTCCAACAGTTACGGCTTATAACAACCCGACTGCAAATGAAATTGTTTTTCCGGCTGGTATTTTACAAGCCCCATATTTTGATAATAATGCCGATGATGCTCTTAACTATGGAGGTATTGGAATGGTTATAGGTCACGAAATAACGCATACTTTTGACGATCAGGGCGCGCAATATGATAAGGAGGGAAATTTGAAGGACTGGTGGACAAAAGAGGATTATGCAAAGTTTAAGGCAAGAATACAACAAGTTATCGATTTATACAGCACCTATACTGTTTTAGGCGATTTACATATTAACGGTGCCATGACTGTTGGCGAAAATACAGCAGATATTGCCGGAATAGCAGTTGCTTATGATGCTTTTAAAATGACAACCCAAGGAAAAGGAAACGAAAAAATTGACGGTTTTACTCCAGATCAACGCTTTTTCATTTCGATAGCCAAAATTTGGAGAGTAAAGATGAAAGACGAGTTTTTGCGTTTGTGGATTAACAATAATCCGCATTCTCCACCAAACTGGCGCGTTAATGGTCCTTTAATGAATACAACACCTTTTTACGATGCATTTAATGTAAAACAAGGAGATAAAATGTTTTTGCCAAAGAAAGACAGAATAACAATTTGGTAGTAAACGTGTTGAAACTTTCCTATAAAAAGCTGCGCAAATGTCTCTGTAGACTTTGCGCATTTTTTTTAATCAATCTCAAATTTATTTGCCCATAGCATAAGTAATTCCTCCGAGTAAATGCTGTACAAAAAGAGGGTCATTGTAACTTTCAGGACTGTGCCCTAAAGCAGTGTAAAATACTCTTCCGCCATCATATTCCTGATACCATGCCAACGGATGATTATCACCATGTTTACCACCTTTGTATGAAGATTCATCAATTTTTATCAGCACATTTACATCTGGATTTAAATATTTAAAATTATACCATTCATCTTTTCGTTCCCAAATTGCCGGAAGATGTTTTGTAGAAGGATGTTCATGATTTGCGATTATAAGTTTAGCATTCTGCGGAACAGGATGCCCTTCAAAAATTCCACCAATCATTTGTGTATACCAAGACCAGTCTGGTTCACAGTTTGTAGCCGAATGAATCCCAACAAAACCATTTCCGTTTTGTATAAATTTTTGCAAAGCCAATTTTTGATTTTCCCCTAAAACATTGCCAGAAGCACTTAAAAATAGTACGACTTGATATTGCTTTAAGTTTTTTGAATTAATTGCGAGAGAATCTTCAGTAGCATCTGCAATAAAATTATTTTCTTCCCCCAGTTTTTTTATCGCTGCAATTCCGGCAGAAATGCTTTCATGTCTGAAACCGTTAGTTTTAGAAAAAATCAGCACTTTTTTAATTTTATAAGAAGCGATTTGTTCTTTGTTTTTTATATGGAAAGAAACCAGGAAATAGCTTGTTAGTACAATGAAGCTGAATAAAAATGTTTTTTTTATTGAAAACAGATGGTTCATTTTGGAAAGTTTTATTTTGGGAAGATAGAAAAAAAAATCTGTTTGCTGTATTTCCTTGACTATT is a window of Flavobacterium crocinum DNA encoding:
- a CDS encoding ThuA domain-containing protein; its protein translation is MNHLFSIKKTFLFSFIVLTSYFLVSFHIKNKEQIASYKIKKVLIFSKTNGFRHESISAGIAAIKKLGEENNFIADATEDSLAINSKNLKQYQVVLFLSASGNVLGENQKLALQKFIQNGNGFVGIHSATNCEPDWSWYTQMIGGIFEGHPVPQNAKLIIANHEHPSTKHLPAIWERKDEWYNFKYLNPDVNVLIKIDESSYKGGKHGDNHPLAWYQEYDGGRVFYTALGHSPESYNDPLFVQHLLGGITYAMGK